Genomic window (Streptomyces yatensis):
CCGGTCCACTTCTGGCCCTTCTCCAGACCGTCCTCGCGCACATCGACCTTGGGGTCGATGTCGCCGAAGGACTCGGCGACCGGCTCGGTGCGCTCCCAGCCGACGCGCGAGGGGGCGTAGAGCTTCTTGGCGCCCTCGAGGTCGTCCTTCTTGACCGCGTCGGCGAACTTCTGGGCCACGGGCAGGGTCTCGTCGGCCTGCTGCTGGGTGTAGGCGCGGTACGCGGCCACCGCCTTGTCCAGCCGCGGATCGCGCTTGGCCGCCGCGCCCTTGCCGGTGGCGGACACCTTCTGCCGGATGCCGTGGCCCTTCATCCCGGGCTTGCAGGCGATCTCGTACGAACCGGTCTTGATCTCGGCGCTGATCGAGGCGGAGGTGCCGGGTCCGATGTTCTCCCGCTCGGTGACGATCCGGTCGCCCGGGGCGTAGACGTACACCTCGGTCACCTTGGAGCCCTTGTTCTCCACCGCGAGCTTCACATGCCCGGCGGGGAATGAGGTCTTGGAGACCTCGCACGCGTCGTCGGAGGCGGTGACCTGGACGGCGTCCGAGTCCTTGGCGTCGGACTTCTGGGCGCAGCCGGCGACGGCGGTGATCGTCGCCAGCGCCGATATCGCGGCGACAACGGAGGTGCGAGCGGCTCGCATACGGGCTCCAGACGGAATCAGGACAGGGCGGACAACGGGCGTCGGATAAGGCCGCCCTAACTTAACTGAGCCTTGCCTGTGTAGATCCTATGCAAGGTCAAGGAGTGCCCCGTGAATGGCAAAGGTTTGACCAAGGGGGCTGATTTGAGCCAGTTCAGGGGCCAGAGAGGTGCGAGAACGTGACGCACGCCTCTCAGGGGCGCGGCACCTCCGGCGGCGCGGGCCGCCCGGCCGCCCGTCGCGCGGCGGTGGCGACGGTGCCTCAGGCGCTGAGCCGGAACTCCTCGGCCAACTCCTGGAAGATCCCCGCGTTCAGCGCGTACGCGCGCTTGCACTCCTCCACCACGCGCTGCTTCTCCAGATCGTCCACCGGCAGCGCGTCCAGCAGCGCGCGGTACTCCCGCTTGAAGGCGGCGGGGTTGCCGATCGACTCGAAGACGTAGAACCGCACCCCGTCGCCCTTGCGGTCGAAGCCCCAGGTCTTCTCCGCCGTGTCCCGGACGTACTGGCCGCCGGAGAGGTCGCCCATGTAGCGGGTGTAGTGGTGGGCGACATAGCCCGCCGGCCAGTCACGGGCGCACTCCGCCACCCGCGCCGCGTACGCCGTCGTGGCGGGCAGTGCGGTCAGACCGGCGCGCCAGTCCGGGCCGCCGAGATGGGCGAGATCGCGCTCCAGCTCGGCCATGCGGGCCAGCTCCGGCCGGAGGAACGGGCCCGCCACGGGGTCAGCCGCGAGTGCGTCGACAGGGGACTCCAGGGCGCGGTAGACGAACCACAGCTGTTCGGAGTAGCGGCGGTAGGCCGCCACCCCCAGGCGTCCGCCGAGCAGATCGGTCATGAACGACGAGCTCCCGACGTCCGTGTGCGCTTCCCGCGAGGCGGTGCGGATCAGGGCGGAGAACTCCACGGTGGACCTCCGGGGGCCGAGGTGTGTAGGTTAGGCTTACCTAAGTAGAGGCCGCCGCCTACGTCAATAGCCTTCCCGACAAGCTGTCGGTAAAACGGCCGCCGAAGAATCGGCCCCCAGCACAAGACATTGCGAACCGCTCCAGCCGCTACGGCAGGGTGAGGATCTCCGCCCCGGTCTCCGTCACCACCAGTGTGTGCTCGAACTGCGCCGTCCGCTTGCGGTCCTTGGTGACCACGGTCCAGCCGTCCTCCCACATGTCGTACTCATAGGTGCCGAGCGTCAGCATCGGCTCGATGGTGAAGGTCATCCCCGGCTTGATCTCGGTGGTGTGATGCGGGCTGTCGTAGTGCGGGACGATCAGGCCGGAGTGGAACGAGGAGTTGATCCCGTGGCCCGTGAAGTCGCGGACCACGCCGTAGCCGAAGCGCTTGGCGTACGACTCGATGACCCGGCCGATGATGTTGATCCGGCGGCCCGGCTTGACGGCCTTGATCGCGCGGTTGAGGGACTCCCGGGTGCGCTCCACGAGCAGCCGCGACTCCTCGTCCACCTCACCGCACAGATACGTGGCGTTGTTGTCCCCGTGCACCCCGCCGATGAAGGCGGTGACGTCGAGGTTCACGATGTCCCCGTCCTGGAGGACGGTGGTGTCCGGGATGCCGTGGCAGATGACCTCGTTGACCGAGCTGCACAGCGACTTGGGGAAACCGCGGTAGCCCAGCGTCGAGGGGTACGCCCCGTGGTCGCACATGTACTCATGGGCCACCCGGTCCAGCTCGTCCGTGGTGACCCCCGGCACGATCAGCTTGGCGGCCTCCTCCATCGCCCGTGCGGCGATACGCCCCGCGATCCGCATGCGCTCGATCGTTTCGGCGTCCTGGACCTCGGGCCCGTCATAGGGTGTCGGGCCCGCCTTGCCGACGTACTCCGGGCGCGGGATCGAGGCGGGGACGGGGCGGGTGGGGGAGAGCGTCCCCGGGACTAGAAGCGACTGGCCAGACATATCAGCGAGTGTATCGGCGGCGCATGGGGCAGCATGGCCGCAAGGGCCCTTCGGGCCACAGGGGAACGAGCGGAGGCCGGAGGCCGGGATGGCGCTGTTCAAGAGGGGAACCGCCGGCAAGCCCGGTGAGTGGTACTACTGCATCCGGCACCAGAAGGTCGAGGAGGGCCCGGAGTGCCGCGCCGCCGACCGCCTCGGACCTTACGCCTCGCGCGAGGAGGCCGCCCGCGCGATGGAGACCGCGCGCGAGCGCAATGAGGAGTGGCAGAACGATCCGCGCTGGCGGGACGACGAGCCCCCGGCGAGGAGCTGAGGACGACCGGGGGGTACCCGTCCACAGGTTGCGCGGTGGCCCCCTCCCGCACCTCCTGCGCTGTGATGAGGAACCCGACCGGCGTCGACGGGGGTGTCCTCACCAGTGCGTCGGCGGCGGCGCCGCCAAGTGTTCGGCCAGCCTGGCCAAGCGGTCCTGGAAGCGGTGGCGGCGGCCCGGGCGCGGCAGGCTGTTCTCCCCGGCGGCCGCGCTGACCAGGTGCTGGAGGGTGTCGAGGTCGAGCTCGCCGCCCTCGGGGGTGGAGAGCGCGTCATGGGCCAGGGCGTGCAGCTCGGCGTCGCCGCCGTCGAGGGCGAGCACGGTC
Coding sequences:
- the efeO gene encoding iron uptake system protein EfeO, with amino-acid sequence MRAARTSVVAAISALATITAVAGCAQKSDAKDSDAVQVTASDDACEVSKTSFPAGHVKLAVENKGSKVTEVYVYAPGDRIVTERENIGPGTSASISAEIKTGSYEIACKPGMKGHGIRQKVSATGKGAAAKRDPRLDKAVAAYRAYTQQQADETLPVAQKFADAVKKDDLEGAKKLYAPSRVGWERTEPVAESFGDIDPKVDVREDGLEKGQKWTGWHRLEKSLWQTKKITAADHDLADQLIKDLKDWQKRVGTADITPTGMANGAKELLDEVQTGKVTGEEERYSHTDLVDFEGNVEGAETSYKLLKPVASANDPELAKELDKQFAAVVKLLDKYREGEGFVSYDTVTESKRKELSDAVNALAEPLSRLAAAVVTK
- a CDS encoding heme oxygenase (biliverdin-producing), translating into MEFSALIRTASREAHTDVGSSSFMTDLLGGRLGVAAYRRYSEQLWFVYRALESPVDALAADPVAGPFLRPELARMAELERDLAHLGGPDWRAGLTALPATTAYAARVAECARDWPAGYVAHHYTRYMGDLSGGQYVRDTAEKTWGFDRKGDGVRFYVFESIGNPAAFKREYRALLDALPVDDLEKQRVVEECKRAYALNAGIFQELAEEFRLSA
- the map gene encoding type I methionyl aminopeptidase; the encoded protein is MSGQSLLVPGTLSPTRPVPASIPRPEYVGKAGPTPYDGPEVQDAETIERMRIAGRIAARAMEEAAKLIVPGVTTDELDRVAHEYMCDHGAYPSTLGYRGFPKSLCSSVNEVICHGIPDTTVLQDGDIVNLDVTAFIGGVHGDNNATYLCGEVDEESRLLVERTRESLNRAIKAVKPGRRINIIGRVIESYAKRFGYGVVRDFTGHGINSSFHSGLIVPHYDSPHHTTEIKPGMTFTIEPMLTLGTYEYDMWEDGWTVVTKDRKRTAQFEHTLVVTETGAEILTLP